Proteins co-encoded in one Pseudoalteromonas sp. MEBiC 03607 genomic window:
- a CDS encoding EamA family transporter codes for MNHTIATIAVLVASVFWGTTGTAASFAPDISPFAIGAFAMGFGGVLLCLTSLKQLINNASALRKHYSLTLLGSACVAIYPLAFYTSMNSAGVAIGTVVSIASAPLFTVLLEYLIEKKPIATRWLVSFCFGAIGIGFIALGKEHNLAAKGLFSQNIGILLGLIAGLTYAGYSWVAKRLISNGVHSRATMASLFGGAACVLLPSLLITGDALFASVTNTCVALYMAIVPMFLGYWLFSIGLKTIAASQAVLITLLEPIIATILAIVILNEQFQQIGWLGIGLVSVSLIIQTVNFKRILVRYSKRLLIP; via the coding sequence ATGAACCATACCATCGCGACCATTGCCGTTTTAGTTGCCAGTGTGTTTTGGGGCACAACAGGCACAGCCGCAAGCTTTGCACCAGACATTAGCCCTTTTGCAATAGGTGCGTTTGCGATGGGGTTTGGCGGCGTATTACTTTGTTTAACCTCACTAAAACAGCTAATAAACAATGCGAGTGCACTACGTAAGCACTACAGCCTAACCTTACTCGGCTCGGCTTGTGTGGCTATTTATCCGCTGGCATTTTATACCTCAATGAATAGTGCTGGTGTGGCAATTGGTACCGTTGTTTCGATTGCCAGCGCGCCTTTATTTACCGTCTTATTAGAATACTTAATTGAGAAAAAGCCCATTGCAACTCGCTGGCTAGTCAGCTTTTGCTTTGGTGCTATTGGTATTGGCTTTATCGCGTTAGGTAAAGAACATAACCTTGCTGCTAAGGGGCTGTTTAGCCAAAACATCGGCATTTTACTTGGCTTAATTGCAGGGCTTACCTATGCAGGTTATTCATGGGTTGCCAAACGTTTAATTAGCAACGGCGTTCATTCAAGAGCGACTATGGCAAGCCTATTTGGCGGCGCTGCGTGTGTGCTTTTGCCTTCGTTATTGATCACTGGAGATGCGCTTTTTGCCTCAGTTACCAACACCTGCGTGGCGCTTTACATGGCCATAGTACCGATGTTTTTAGGTTATTGGCTATTTAGTATTGGCTTAAAAACCATCGCGGCCAGCCAAGCCGTGCTCATTACTTTACTTGAGCCTATCATCGCCACCATACTGGCTATTGTGATTTTAAATGAGCAATTTCAGCAAATTGGCTGGCTTGGAATTGGCTTAGTGAGCGTTAGCTTGATAATTCAAACGGTCAATTTTAAACGAATATTAGTGCGCTACTCGAAACGTTTACTTATACCCTGA
- the ndk gene encoding nucleoside-diphosphate kinase — protein sequence MALERTFSIVKPDAVAKNHIGAIYNRFETAGLKIVAAKMVHLSKEKAEGFYAEHSERPFFGALVEFMTSGPVMVTVLEGENAVLKNREIMGATNPAEALAGTLRADYADSIDENAVHGSDAVESAAREIAYFFADEEICPRTR from the coding sequence ATGGCTTTAGAGCGTACTTTTTCAATCGTAAAACCTGATGCAGTTGCTAAAAACCACATCGGTGCAATCTACAACCGTTTCGAAACTGCGGGTCTTAAAATTGTTGCAGCTAAAATGGTTCACCTTTCAAAAGAGAAAGCTGAAGGTTTCTACGCTGAGCACAGCGAGCGTCCTTTCTTCGGTGCTTTAGTTGAGTTCATGACATCTGGTCCAGTAATGGTTACTGTTCTTGAAGGTGAGAACGCAGTACTTAAAAACCGTGAAATCATGGGTGCTACTAACCCTGCTGAAGCACTAGCTGGTACTTTACGTGCTGACTACGCAGACAGCATCGACGAAAATGCTGTTCACGGTTCAGACGCTGTTGAATCAGCTGCACGTGAAATCGCATACTTCTTCGCTGACGAAGAAATCTGCCCACGTACTCGTTAA
- a CDS encoding DUF417 family protein → MNLRTANNLVVALITISFSLLGLSFILGANPNAIGSIFSFYKLDAQVPAHIMSMIAGFAFCFVGITSLHSHLGFINRALPTITAFAISMLCLITLFGANRWLASEGGFPVIGSGQGIIKYFAVIPLFLFVFYKEALTDKAHIALNYASVALVLVWIGAMKFFAFEAKGIVSLVETSPFMSWLYQVFSVQGASNVIGVFDIVSVLLLCVGLLIKNNKLIVLAGLACCSVFIMTQTFLITAPNALSSSTVLAGLGQFVIKDLWFIANLVIIYHLAVINNTANETVA, encoded by the coding sequence ATGAATTTACGTACAGCAAATAATTTAGTGGTTGCACTTATCACTATCAGTTTTTCGTTATTGGGCTTGTCTTTTATCTTAGGGGCAAACCCCAATGCCATTGGCAGTATTTTTTCGTTCTATAAATTAGACGCTCAGGTGCCAGCTCACATCATGAGTATGATCGCAGGCTTTGCTTTTTGCTTTGTTGGCATTACCAGTCTTCATTCACATTTGGGGTTTATCAATAGAGCGCTTCCGACCATCACTGCATTTGCTATATCAATGCTCTGTTTGATTACGCTGTTTGGCGCTAATCGTTGGCTTGCAAGTGAAGGAGGCTTTCCTGTGATTGGTTCAGGGCAGGGGATCATTAAGTATTTTGCTGTTATTCCACTGTTTTTATTTGTGTTTTACAAAGAGGCTTTAACTGATAAAGCGCATATTGCTTTAAATTATGCATCGGTGGCATTAGTGTTGGTTTGGATTGGCGCCATGAAGTTTTTTGCTTTTGAGGCGAAGGGAATTGTGAGCCTTGTAGAAACATCGCCGTTTATGTCGTGGTTATATCAGGTTTTTAGTGTGCAAGGTGCATCGAATGTAATTGGTGTGTTTGACATTGTCAGTGTGCTATTGCTTTGTGTTGGCTTGTTGATTAAAAACAACAAGCTAATAGTATTGGCAGGGCTTGCCTGTTGCTCGGTATTTATCATGACGCAAACTTTTTTAATTACCGCACCGAATGCGCTTAGCAGTTCGACGGTTTTAGCAGGACTTGGTCAATTTGTGATTAAAGATCTGTGGTTTATTGCAAACTTAGTGATTATTTATCACCTAGCTGTAATCAATAATACAGCCAACGAAACAGTCGCATAA
- a CDS encoding helix-turn-helix domain-containing protein: MQGNLSIRSYSTKPVSHSHDYHQLVLPLKGVIAISVGDFQGKVAPGECVVVKASQTHLFTAMPEARFVVADMSMLPDNLATAERCVFAINQSLWAFLQFVAKQLEQAVNRELELAMFNTFNLLLTEQIMQPKVDSRISEALLYIDSHLSTPLHIKHLASIACLSPTQFKLLFKQQTGLTVMHYVTKQRMEKAQALLSHTDYPLQRISELVGYNDLSSFSRSFSKFFGLSPSKFNK; encoded by the coding sequence ATGCAAGGCAACCTATCTATCCGCTCATACAGTACTAAGCCTGTTAGTCATAGCCATGACTATCATCAACTTGTACTGCCCTTAAAAGGTGTGATTGCTATTAGTGTGGGTGATTTTCAAGGTAAGGTCGCCCCCGGTGAATGCGTGGTTGTCAAAGCTTCGCAAACACACCTGTTTACCGCAATGCCAGAGGCACGATTTGTGGTGGCCGATATGTCAATGCTACCTGATAACCTGGCCACTGCTGAGCGCTGCGTGTTTGCTATTAATCAATCACTTTGGGCATTTTTGCAGTTTGTGGCAAAGCAACTTGAGCAAGCGGTTAATCGTGAATTAGAACTTGCCATGTTTAACACCTTCAATTTGCTGCTAACTGAGCAAATTATGCAGCCAAAGGTCGACAGCCGAATTAGTGAGGCACTGCTTTATATTGACAGTCATCTAAGCACTCCTCTTCATATCAAACACCTTGCCAGCATTGCCTGTTTGAGCCCAACACAATTTAAACTGCTGTTTAAGCAACAAACAGGATTGACTGTCATGCACTATGTAACTAAACAACGAATGGAAAAAGCCCAAGCCTTGCTGAGTCATACCGACTACCCGCTACAACGTATTAGTGAGTTAGTTGGTTACAATGATCTTTCATCTTTTAGCCGCAGTTTTTCAAAGTTCTTTGGTTTATCACCGAGCAAATTCAACAAATAA
- the yegQ gene encoding tRNA 5-hydroxyuridine modification protein YegQ, which translates to MSSPILTPRPFTPELLSPAGSLKNMRYAFAYGADAVYAGQPRYSLRVRNNEFDLDNLQIGINEAHAQNKKLYVVSNIAPHNAKVKSYLRDIEPVIAMQPDALIMSDPGLIMLVREKWPDMPIHLSVQANAVNYATVNFWAQQGIERVILSRELSLEEIAEIRELCPNTELEVFVHGALCMAYSGRCLLSGYINKRDPNQGTCTNACRWNYDVKPGTENETGEMVHKIDPKAVIPTLGDGAPSNEVFMLEEQGRPGEYMPAFEDEHGTYIMNSKDLRAVQYVDQLTKMGVHSLKIEGRTKSFYYVARTAQVYRKAIDDAVAGRPFDANLFKTLENLAHRGYTEGFLKRHAHQDYQNYEYGHSVSDKQQFVGEVLGRNDNGLVEIDVKNKFCTGHSLELMTPKGNINFKLDFMENKKGEAISDAKGSGHIVKIPLPEDIDLDHAILMRNLDANQDTRNPFKTA; encoded by the coding sequence ATGTCGTCACCTATTTTGACCCCTCGTCCTTTTACGCCTGAGTTGTTATCACCTGCAGGTAGTTTAAAGAATATGCGTTATGCCTTTGCCTATGGTGCAGATGCTGTTTACGCTGGGCAACCTCGTTATAGTCTTCGTGTTCGAAACAATGAGTTTGACCTAGATAACCTGCAAATCGGTATTAACGAAGCGCACGCGCAAAATAAAAAATTGTATGTGGTGTCGAACATTGCTCCTCACAATGCCAAAGTTAAATCGTACCTACGCGATATTGAGCCAGTCATTGCGATGCAGCCTGATGCACTGATCATGTCTGATCCTGGGCTTATCATGTTGGTGCGTGAAAAGTGGCCAGACATGCCGATTCACTTATCTGTGCAAGCGAATGCAGTAAACTATGCCACAGTGAACTTTTGGGCTCAGCAGGGTATTGAGCGAGTTATTTTATCGCGTGAATTATCGCTTGAAGAAATCGCTGAAATTCGTGAACTATGCCCAAATACAGAACTTGAAGTGTTTGTTCACGGTGCACTATGTATGGCGTACTCTGGCCGTTGTTTGTTATCAGGTTATATTAATAAACGCGATCCAAACCAAGGCACTTGCACTAATGCATGTCGTTGGAATTACGATGTGAAACCCGGCACCGAAAATGAAACCGGCGAAATGGTGCATAAAATCGACCCTAAAGCGGTGATCCCAACACTTGGTGATGGTGCACCAAGTAACGAAGTATTTATGCTTGAAGAGCAAGGCCGTCCTGGCGAGTACATGCCTGCTTTTGAAGACGAGCATGGTACTTACATTATGAACTCAAAAGACTTACGTGCAGTTCAATATGTTGATCAGCTTACAAAAATGGGCGTGCATAGTTTAAAAATTGAAGGCCGAACTAAGTCTTTCTACTATGTTGCTCGTACTGCGCAAGTATATCGTAAAGCCATAGATGATGCGGTTGCTGGTCGCCCATTTGATGCAAACTTATTTAAAACTCTCGAAAACTTAGCACACCGTGGTTATACCGAAGGGTTTTTAAAACGCCATGCACATCAAGACTATCAAAACTATGAGTACGGTCATTCGGTATCAGATAAACAGCAGTTTGTGGGTGAGGTATTAGGCCGCAACGATAATGGCTTAGTTGAAATTGATGTAAAAAATAAATTCTGTACTGGTCACTCACTAGAGCTTATGACGCCAAAAGGGAATATCAACTTCAAGCTAGATTTTATGGAAAACAAAAAAGGCGAAGCCATTAGCGATGCAAAAGGCTCAGGCCATATTGTTAAAATTCCTCTGCCAGAAGATATCGATTTAGATCACGCAATTTTGATGCGCAATCTTGATGCTAACCAAGATACGCGTAATCCTTTTAAAACAGCCTAA
- the pilW gene encoding type IV pilus biogenesis/stability protein PilW, translating into MRSILALTVSTLALAGCVTENSYDGSNRPVVEKEINNSGAARTRIALALQYLKTGNNSQAKYNLERAADFAPDIPEVHYSLAYYYQQVDEPELADKAYQRALKIAPNDPNTLNNYGVFLCGIGEYDRAAEEFLKAIAIPSYIRVAESYENLALCAIEFDDFDNAEKYLKSALNHSSQRASSLITLAGIHYAKSDLHKAESVLEKYESTGRVTPRALMLSYLIQQRMGHIEKAEKTAGIILQTYPGSSEAKIISSGQNKRSEFEILREKYRQAQLEELQISSDNLAVSKEQPKIRIVKKKVPQTKARAGQSTALSAESNSKPAAQALATTSSNDQQAYGIEPSTIDENKSQQTAAKIETESTGFKTVTSTPKNSNQAVDTSAVISALSVDVTPQTTASVSLPNTKNDDVTIVSFGEPQSAYKPEPSFSSNQVEADSSGSVVFYEAQKDESVFSTDSGFSSTSSQPSYNVSAEQVQLPMLNPSVPALNIPYHIIQNGENLFSISVRYNVKLQQILQWNGFKESDRVENGTKVYLNDPNIYHTITEGDTLYSIATQHGVLIDQLMRWNKLSPDVALEPGHRLLLVDPDSYSL; encoded by the coding sequence ATGCGATCTATACTTGCCCTAACAGTTAGTACATTGGCATTAGCAGGATGTGTCACAGAAAATAGCTACGACGGCAGTAACAGACCCGTTGTTGAAAAAGAAATAAACAACAGTGGTGCGGCGCGCACCCGTATAGCCCTTGCTTTACAATACTTAAAAACAGGCAATAATTCTCAAGCTAAGTACAACTTAGAACGTGCTGCCGATTTTGCACCTGATATTCCCGAAGTTCATTACTCTCTTGCCTATTATTATCAACAGGTTGATGAACCAGAACTCGCCGATAAAGCCTATCAACGCGCATTAAAAATTGCTCCAAATGATCCAAACACCTTAAATAACTATGGTGTATTTTTGTGTGGTATTGGCGAATACGACCGTGCCGCTGAAGAATTTCTAAAAGCTATCGCAATTCCTAGCTATATTCGAGTTGCAGAAAGTTATGAAAATTTAGCTTTGTGCGCAATTGAGTTTGATGACTTTGATAATGCAGAAAAATACTTAAAATCTGCTTTAAATCACAGTTCACAACGCGCTTCATCGCTGATCACTCTCGCTGGAATTCATTACGCTAAAAGTGATTTACACAAAGCAGAAAGCGTTTTAGAAAAGTACGAATCAACAGGCCGTGTTACCCCAAGAGCATTAATGCTCAGTTATTTAATTCAACAGCGAATGGGCCACATCGAGAAAGCTGAAAAAACAGCCGGGATCATTTTACAAACTTATCCAGGTTCGAGCGAAGCAAAAATAATTTCATCAGGCCAAAATAAACGCTCAGAATTTGAAATTTTACGCGAAAAATATCGTCAAGCTCAGTTAGAAGAGCTACAAATTTCAAGTGATAACTTAGCTGTGAGTAAAGAGCAGCCAAAAATTCGTATCGTAAAGAAAAAAGTACCGCAAACAAAGGCACGAGCAGGTCAAAGCACGGCTCTGTCTGCTGAATCTAACTCAAAACCAGCTGCGCAAGCGCTAGCAACAACATCAAGTAATGATCAACAAGCGTACGGTATTGAACCATCAACAATTGATGAAAATAAAAGCCAGCAGACAGCTGCAAAGATTGAAACTGAAAGTACGGGCTTTAAAACAGTTACTTCAACACCAAAAAATAGTAACCAAGCTGTCGATACGTCAGCCGTAATAAGCGCGCTATCTGTTGACGTTACCCCACAGACCACTGCCTCAGTCAGCTTACCAAATACTAAAAATGATGACGTAACGATTGTCTCGTTTGGTGAACCACAATCTGCTTATAAGCCAGAGCCCTCGTTTTCATCAAATCAAGTCGAAGCGGACAGTTCAGGCAGTGTGGTATTTTACGAAGCACAAAAGGATGAAAGCGTATTTAGTACCGACTCTGGGTTTTCATCTACATCAAGCCAACCTAGCTATAATGTGAGTGCAGAGCAAGTACAACTCCCCATGCTAAACCCAAGTGTACCTGCGCTGAATATTCCCTACCATATTATTCAAAATGGCGAAAACCTATTTAGCATTTCGGTGCGATACAATGTTAAACTACAGCAGATTTTGCAGTGGAATGGCTTCAAAGAATCGGATCGGGTCGAAAACGGCACCAAAGTGTATTTAAATGATCCGAACATTTATCACACGATCACTGAAGGTGATACGTTGTACAGCATAGCCACCCAGCATGGCGTGTTAATTGATCAATTAATGCGCTGGAATAAATTGAGCCCAGATGTTGCCCTTGAACCTGGGCATAGACTCTTATTAGTGGACCCTGACTCATACTCATTATGA
- a CDS encoding LysE family transporter, with translation MADIFAYAIGIMYTPGPINLLGLSSGLNKQTRSHLGFFIGVGSAMFILFVLLGYLGLQVINPQFLPYVSLIGCGYILYIAWKVAKAKVQVSDTSADASLSFFDGLFMQLLNPKALVATLPIATIQFPSADITGAAIVFWSLILAILAFGAPTSYSLAGLVLGKQVSRPGIFNVFNKLMAVLLVYVALMIAYEHVLTPLLA, from the coding sequence ATGGCAGATATCTTTGCATATGCTATTGGCATTATGTACACCCCTGGGCCAATCAATTTACTTGGTTTAAGCAGCGGCTTAAATAAACAAACTCGTTCACACCTTGGATTTTTTATCGGTGTGGGTAGCGCGATGTTTATCTTATTTGTACTGCTTGGCTACCTTGGCTTACAAGTGATCAATCCGCAGTTTTTGCCTTATGTGAGCTTAATTGGTTGCGGCTATATTTTGTACATTGCTTGGAAGGTTGCAAAAGCAAAAGTACAGGTGAGTGATACGTCTGCTGATGCATCACTTAGCTTTTTCGATGGCCTGTTTATGCAGCTATTAAATCCAAAAGCCTTGGTGGCTACTCTGCCAATTGCTACGATTCAGTTCCCAAGTGCAGATATTACCGGCGCTGCAATCGTATTTTGGTCTCTTATTTTAGCCATTCTTGCCTTTGGTGCGCCTACAAGTTACTCGTTAGCGGGCTTGGTGCTTGGCAAACAAGTATCACGGCCGGGTATTTTTAATGTGTTTAATAAACTGATGGCTGTTTTGTTGGTTTATGTCGCGCTAATGATTGCCTACGAGCATGTGCTGACACCGTTATTGGCCTAA
- a CDS encoding AraC family transcriptional regulator encodes MSKDNHFKYINNEQHQSISMLTATMSDFTYAKHAHEEYSIGITLQGRQDFFCRNAFYKSVPGNVILFNPEDIHDGHSGTEQNLEYLMLYIHPDEFQPLFKALGYKQDCTLRMANTLYADPLLRNQVINLSRLLQTNSTSKIEREAALLQMAQSLVRLNGSLDLPTLSTRVDSLLLRAKDYILANIDNDIAIDDIAHAATMSKFHFIRRFREHFGITPHQYVLNCRINYARRALQVGRDATSVAVESGFADASHLNRNFKRVFGMTPKQFQLQWARR; translated from the coding sequence GTGAGCAAAGACAATCACTTTAAGTACATTAACAACGAACAGCATCAGAGCATCTCGATGTTGACTGCGACTATGAGTGATTTTACCTATGCAAAACATGCTCACGAAGAGTATTCAATTGGCATTACTCTACAGGGGCGGCAAGATTTCTTTTGTCGTAATGCGTTTTATAAAAGCGTACCTGGCAATGTCATTTTGTTTAATCCTGAAGATATTCACGATGGTCACTCTGGCACTGAGCAAAACCTAGAGTATCTAATGCTGTACATTCATCCCGATGAATTTCAGCCTTTGTTCAAAGCGCTAGGGTATAAGCAAGATTGCACATTACGTATGGCAAACACCTTGTATGCTGATCCATTACTGCGTAATCAAGTGATTAACTTATCGAGGCTTTTACAAACCAATAGCACGAGCAAAATAGAGCGAGAAGCTGCGCTATTGCAAATGGCGCAGTCTTTAGTAAGGCTCAACGGCAGCCTCGATTTGCCAACTTTAAGCACCCGTGTTGATAGCTTACTACTGCGCGCAAAAGACTACATTTTGGCAAATATCGACAATGACATTGCTATTGATGACATTGCCCATGCTGCCACTATGTCTAAGTTTCATTTTATCCGCCGCTTTCGCGAGCACTTCGGTATTACTCCACATCAATATGTTTTGAACTGTCGTATTAATTATGCCCGTAGAGCGTTACAAGTTGGCCGCGATGCCACCAGCGTGGCGGTTGAATCTGGCTTTGCAGATGCCAGCCACCTCAATCGTAACTTCAAACGAGTATTCGGTATGACACCAAAACAATTTCAACTGCAATGGGCTCGTAGATAG
- a CDS encoding bifunctional tRNA (adenosine(37)-C2)-methyltransferase TrmG/ribosomal RNA large subunit methyltransferase RlmN yields MTTEKKINLLDLNRDAMRELFVSFGEKPFRGDQVMKWIYHFGVDNFDDMTNVNKKLKEKLKAECEIVAPEISVKQVASDGTIKYALLLKGGQEVEAVWIPEKDRATLCVSSQVGCALECTFCSTAQQGFNRNLSVSEIIGQVWRVAKDIGLDGDSTKRPVTNVVMMGMGEPLLNLKNVVPAMELMMDDWGFGLSKRRVTLSTSGVVPALDLLKEKIDVALAISLHAPNNELRDVLVPINKKYPIEEFLAACRRYIDGSKANKDVTIEYVMLQGVNDSTDQAHELVKTLKGTPSKVNLIPFNPFPGNEYGRSSNSRIDRFSKVLQAAGITCIVRRTRGDDIDAACGQLVGDVVDRTKRLAKKKMREDNAIAVNVHQA; encoded by the coding sequence ATGACCACTGAAAAAAAGATTAATTTGTTAGATTTAAACCGAGACGCAATGCGTGAGCTATTCGTATCGTTCGGTGAAAAGCCATTCCGTGGCGATCAGGTGATGAAATGGATTTATCATTTTGGTGTAGACAATTTTGACGACATGACCAACGTCAATAAAAAGCTTAAAGAAAAACTAAAAGCTGAATGCGAAATTGTTGCCCCAGAAATCTCTGTTAAGCAAGTGGCAAGTGATGGCACCATCAAATACGCTCTATTGCTTAAAGGTGGCCAAGAAGTCGAAGCTGTTTGGATCCCTGAAAAAGACCGTGCAACTTTATGTGTTTCATCACAAGTTGGTTGTGCTCTTGAATGTACGTTCTGCTCTACAGCACAACAAGGCTTTAACCGTAACTTATCTGTGTCTGAGATCATTGGTCAGGTTTGGCGTGTAGCGAAAGACATTGGTTTAGACGGCGACAGCACCAAGCGCCCTGTAACTAACGTGGTAATGATGGGTATGGGTGAGCCTCTGCTTAACCTTAAAAACGTCGTACCTGCGATGGAGCTTATGATGGACGATTGGGGTTTTGGTTTATCAAAACGTCGCGTTACATTAAGTACATCTGGTGTGGTGCCTGCGCTTGACTTATTAAAAGAGAAAATCGACGTAGCGCTGGCTATTTCACTGCACGCACCAAACAATGAGCTGCGTGATGTACTGGTGCCAATCAATAAAAAGTACCCAATCGAAGAGTTTTTAGCGGCGTGCCGTCGTTATATTGATGGCTCTAAAGCAAATAAAGATGTGACTATCGAATACGTTATGCTGCAAGGTGTGAACGACAGCACAGATCAAGCACATGAATTGGTTAAAACACTAAAAGGGACGCCTTCAAAAGTGAACCTTATTCCGTTTAACCCATTCCCGGGTAACGAATATGGTCGCTCAAGTAACAGCCGCATCGACCGTTTTTCAAAAGTACTACAAGCAGCGGGCATTACCTGTATTGTGCGTCGTACACGCGGTGATGATATTGATGCAGCTTGTGGCCAATTAGTCGGCGACGTTGTTGACCGCACTAAGCGTTTAGCAAAGAAGAAAATGCGCGAAGATAACGCAATTGCGGTAAATGTTCACCAAGCATAA